A section of the Cucurbita pepo subsp. pepo cultivar mu-cu-16 unplaced genomic scaffold, ASM280686v2 Cp4.1_scaffold007183, whole genome shotgun sequence genome encodes:
- the LOC111787212 gene encoding uncharacterized protein LOC111787212 produces MADREHSLDLQNQEHHHILIQNSHPYYSALVPSDPQILPIDENELRSLRNWVSPPYYAATPHNTLEQHITGSGGGSASIAGMSSGELQSLSLSMSPGSQSTSFSAPGQISSTAAVETKKRGPGKLCHKQPVHRKSIDTFGQRTSQ; encoded by the coding sequence ATGGCGGACAGGGAACATTCATTGGAccttcaaaatcaagaacatcaccacattttgattcaaaattcCCATCCTTACTACTCTGCTTTGGTTCCTTCCGACCCACAAATTCTTCCAATCGACGAAAACGAACTCCGTTCCCTTAGAAACTGGGTCTCTCCTCCCTACTACGCCGCCACTCCCCATAATACTCTGGAGCAGCATATTACCGGCAGTGGCGGTGGTTCTGCCTCCATTGCCGGAATGAGCTCCGGGGAACTCCAGTCATTGAGCTTATCCATGAGTCCAGGTTCTCAATCAACCTCGTTCTCTGCTCCCGGTCAGATATCTTCCACCGCCGCCGTGGAAACAAAGAAACGAGGCCCTGGGAAACTCTGCCACAAACAACCCGTTCACCGCAAATCCATTGATACTTTTGGCCAACGAACCTCCCAA